A window of Oncorhynchus tshawytscha isolate Ot180627B linkage group LG10, Otsh_v2.0, whole genome shotgun sequence contains these coding sequences:
- the LOC112261060 gene encoding N-acyl-aromatic-L-amino acid amidohydrolase (carboxylate-forming) B-like: MEGREVVLPTVSRVALCGGTHGNELSGVYLVRERLKRKRKVEEEDHISVVTVMSNPRAVQQCRRYTETDLNRCFTHATLSGPVTDKTPYEIVRSQELNTLLGPKGSPEAMDLVCDLHNTTANMGLCLIAYSDCDWISLHIYRYLQRQMSDIPVRFIHFDLPLNEAYSLDSVGKHGFAIEIGPQAHGVVRSNILSTMQEGVQHMLEWVHLFNSGTQFEGGKVDVYTMVKNVDYPRDFETHGITAAIHPQLQDRDFCLLRPNDPVFQTFSGETLKYKGTEPLYPFFINECAYYEKGIALSLARQRSVGIPSIRSEREGEQGKRTSSADEMEEEEKIKGEMEGEGYQKLIEYGEESDSLNGQHN; this comes from the exons ATGGAAGGAAGGGAGGTGGTGTTGCCGACTGTGTCCCGCGTTGCACTGTGTGGTGGTACCCATGGCAATGAGCTGTCAGGAGTGTACCTGGTGAGAGAGCggctgaagaggaagaggaaggtggAAGAAGAAGACCACATCTCCGTGGTGACCGTGATGTCCAACCCGCGTGCTGTCCAGCAGTGtcggagatacacagagacagacctgaaCCGCTGCTTCACCCATGCCACCCTTAG tgGGCCTGTGACAGACAAAACCCCCTATGAGATAGTCCGGTCCCAGGAGCTGAACACCCTGCTAGGTCCTAAAGGTAGTCCAGAGGCCATGGACCTGGTGTGTGACCTCCACAACACTACCGCTAACATGGGCCTGTGCCTCATCGCCTACTCAGACTGTGACTGGATCTCTCTTCACATCTACAGATACCTGCAG AGACAAATGTCTGACATACCTGTGAGGTTCATTCACTTTGACCTTCCCCTCAATGAAGCATATTCCCTCGATTCTGTAGGCAAACATGGCTTTG CGATTGAGATTGGTCCTCAGGCCCATGGAGTAGTCAGGTCCAATATTTTATCCACAATGCAAGAAGGGGTCCAGCACATGCTAGAATGGGTCCACCTCTTTAACTCAG gtACCCAATTTGAAGGAGGAAAAGTGGATGTGTACACCATGGTGAAAAATGTGGACTACCCAAGAGACTTTGAGACCCACGGTATTACAGCCGCCATTCATCCTCAACTCCAG gatcGGGACTTCTGCCTCCTCCGACCCAATGACCCTGTGTTCCAGACTTTCTCTGGAGAGACACTAAAGTACAAAGGGACTGAGCCACTCTATCCATTCTTCATTAACGAATGTGCATACTATGAGAAGGGCATAGCTCTCTCTCTTGCAAGACAGAGGAGTGTGGGGATACCATCCATCCGatcggagagagaaggagaacaggGAAAGAGGACAAGTTCAGCAGATGAAATGGAGGAGGAAGAAAAAATTAAAGGGGAAATGGAGGGGGAAGGCTATCAGAAGCTAATAGAATATGGAGAGGAGAGTGATTCACTAAATGGACAACACAACTGA